A part of Prevotella melaninogenica genomic DNA contains:
- a CDS encoding LytR/AlgR family response regulator transcription factor, translating into MTLNCIIIDDEPLAADLLASYAKKTLFLNLIGVFNSAVEGIKAIRENRVDLIFLDIQMPELSGLEFAKILPKETKIIFTTAFSQYAIDGYKANAIDYLMKPISYDDFLAGANRALDWFQSTRQTENASNDRFIFVKSEYKLVKIMFDEILYIEGLKDYVKIYLANDHNPVMSLMNMKKIEESLPKPEFMRIHRSYIVHMKKIDGIDRFRIVIGDAILPISDSYKTVLQDYLDGHTL; encoded by the coding sequence ATGACACTAAACTGTATAATCATTGACGATGAGCCTTTGGCAGCAGACTTGCTTGCAAGTTACGCAAAGAAAACACTCTTTTTAAATCTAATCGGCGTTTTCAATAGTGCTGTTGAAGGCATAAAAGCCATCCGTGAGAATAGGGTTGACCTCATATTCTTAGATATACAGATGCCTGAACTTAGCGGATTGGAATTTGCTAAGATCTTACCAAAAGAAACTAAGATTATTTTCACAACAGCATTCAGTCAGTATGCTATTGATGGTTATAAGGCAAATGCAATTGATTACCTTATGAAGCCTATCAGCTACGATGACTTCTTAGCTGGTGCAAACAGAGCATTAGACTGGTTTCAAAGTACACGTCAGACAGAGAATGCATCAAACGATCGCTTTATCTTTGTCAAGAGCGAGTACAAACTGGTTAAAATCATGTTTGATGAGATCCTCTACATTGAAGGATTAAAGGACTATGTTAAGATTTATCTTGCTAACGACCATAACCCTGTCATGAGTCTGATGAACATGAAAAAGATTGAAGAATCACTTCCGAAACCTGAATTCATGCGTATTCATCGTTCCTATATCGTGCACATGAAGAAGATTGACGGAATTGATCGTTTCCGTATTGTCATAGGTGATGCAATACTGCCTATTTCAGATAGTTATAAGACTGTTCTTCAAGATTACCTTGATGGTCATACGTTATAA
- a CDS encoding HU family DNA-binding protein, translating to MKIKLQKKKNPQKRTEEKYYANPVNLGKKTLRDIARDIAGRSSLTRGDIENVLANFMDCLPHYLRDGFSVQLGEFGTMRLTLSSEGAATEKAFKTEKIKPRVTFTPGVELKAALRENSYETVKEEKSNSKPSPKDEGSGKNPGPVPEG from the coding sequence ATGAAGATTAAACTTCAAAAGAAAAAGAATCCGCAGAAGCGGACAGAGGAAAAGTACTATGCTAATCCTGTAAATCTTGGGAAGAAGACTCTGCGAGATATTGCGCGCGACATTGCGGGGCGTTCTTCGCTCACACGTGGTGATATTGAGAACGTACTGGCGAACTTTATGGACTGTCTGCCTCATTATCTTCGTGATGGCTTTAGCGTGCAGTTAGGCGAGTTTGGCACGATGCGCTTGACTCTTTCAAGCGAGGGGGCTGCAACGGAAAAGGCTTTTAAGACCGAGAAGATTAAACCACGTGTAACGTTTACGCCGGGCGTAGAACTGAAAGCTGCGCTGCGCGAGAACTCGTATGAGACGGTGAAGGAGGAAAAATCGAATTCAAAACCTTCTCCTAAAGACGAGGGAAGCGGAAAGAATCCTGGACCAGTGCCAGAAGGGTAA
- the trmB gene encoding tRNA (guanosine(46)-N7)-methyltransferase TrmB encodes MSKGKLQKFAEMETFKNVFQYPYGVISEVPFEMKGHWREQYFHNNNPIVLELGCGKGEYTVGLARVYPNINFIGVDIKGARIYTGAKQALEEGLENVAFLRTSIEIIDHFFSEDEVQEIWLTFSDPQMKNVHKRLTSTFFMNRYRHFLIDGGVVHLKTDSNFLFTYTTYMVNVNKLPVLFRTEDLYGNELGEESVAEAQMDDKTREILGIHTYYENQWIERGLNIKYMKFQLPRVGELAEPDIEIELDDYRSFKRTKRSGLTTSK; translated from the coding sequence ATGAGTAAAGGTAAGTTACAGAAATTTGCAGAGATGGAGACGTTTAAGAACGTCTTTCAGTATCCTTACGGTGTAATCAGTGAAGTACCGTTTGAGATGAAGGGACATTGGCGTGAACAGTATTTCCATAATAATAACCCCATCGTACTTGAATTGGGCTGCGGTAAGGGTGAATATACTGTTGGTTTAGCACGTGTTTATCCGAATATTAACTTTATTGGCGTTGACATTAAGGGTGCTCGTATCTATACAGGAGCTAAGCAGGCTTTGGAAGAAGGATTGGAGAATGTAGCTTTTTTGCGTACAAGTATTGAGATTATCGACCATTTTTTTAGTGAAGATGAAGTGCAGGAAATATGGCTTACTTTCTCAGATCCGCAGATGAAGAACGTTCATAAGCGTTTGACTTCTACTTTCTTTATGAACCGTTATCGTCATTTTTTGATAGATGGTGGTGTTGTACATCTTAAAACGGATTCAAACTTCCTCTTTACATACACCACGTATATGGTTAATGTGAATAAATTGCCAGTACTTTTCCGCACAGAAGACCTTTATGGTAATGAGTTAGGAGAGGAGAGTGTTGCAGAGGCTCAGATGGATGATAAGACACGTGAGATTCTTGGTATTCATACTTATTATGAGAATCAATGGATAGAACGTGGTTTGAATATCAAATACATGAAGTTCCAGTTGCCAAGAGTTGGTGAGTTAGCAGAGCCAGACATTGAGATAGAACTCGATGACTATCGTTCATTTAAGCGCACGAAGCGTAGTGGACTGACTACGAGTAAGTAG
- a CDS encoding sensor histidine kinase — MRKQANILKGFWNQIIIWLPLFLIPILYAPHGHTSWKNDLSIYIIPLSMMAVAYINYFILAPMLLKGSKKKFWGINTLLIIFLSVIQHEWLYYISAEQNLMTYPYQIFAGNKYLYPHVFFIVRNIFNLSICAGVATSILMAQRWSKAEKEKREAETAMTKAELVNLRQQVNPHFLLNTMNNIYALTAFDTEKAQKAIIDLSKMLRHILYDNQQPYVCLKEEVEFLHNYVDLMMIRIPENVEIKRECNIPANCDIHVAPMIFISLLENAFKHGISPEQKNFIHIKLDANSENIVFSIQNSNYPKGEAKRNGHGIGLKQVERRLELAYPGKYKWEKGFDSNRNTYSTKIIIYDTKLYNH, encoded by the coding sequence ATGAGGAAACAAGCAAACATTCTTAAAGGGTTTTGGAACCAAATTATCATTTGGCTTCCACTCTTCCTCATACCCATTTTGTATGCTCCCCATGGACATACATCATGGAAAAATGACTTGTCTATATATATTATTCCACTGTCAATGATGGCTGTTGCATATATAAATTATTTTATACTTGCACCCATGTTGCTTAAGGGAAGTAAGAAAAAGTTTTGGGGAATAAACACATTGCTCATCATCTTTTTATCTGTTATACAACACGAATGGTTGTATTATATATCAGCTGAGCAAAATCTAATGACTTATCCTTATCAAATATTTGCAGGGAATAAGTACCTATACCCACACGTCTTTTTCATTGTTCGTAATATCTTTAATCTCAGTATCTGTGCTGGCGTTGCAACATCCATACTGATGGCGCAACGATGGTCAAAGGCTGAGAAGGAGAAGCGAGAGGCAGAAACTGCAATGACGAAAGCTGAGTTAGTAAACTTACGTCAGCAAGTCAACCCTCATTTCCTACTCAACACCATGAATAACATCTATGCACTCACGGCATTTGACACCGAAAAGGCACAGAAAGCAATTATAGACCTATCAAAGATGTTACGTCATATCCTCTATGACAACCAGCAACCTTACGTGTGCCTGAAGGAAGAAGTAGAGTTCTTACACAACTATGTCGACTTGATGATGATACGCATACCCGAGAATGTGGAAATCAAACGCGAGTGTAACATCCCAGCTAATTGCGACATCCATGTTGCTCCAATGATATTTATCTCATTGCTGGAAAATGCCTTTAAACATGGTATTAGTCCAGAGCAAAAGAACTTTATACACATAAAGTTAGATGCAAACAGTGAGAACATTGTCTTCTCCATTCAGAACAGCAACTACCCTAAGGGAGAAGCTAAAAGGAATGGTCATGGAATAGGTCTCAAACAAGTAGAGCGTCGTCTTGAACTTGCTTATCCAGGTAAGTACAAGTGGGAGAAAGGATTTGATAGTAATAGAAACACATATTCAACAAAAATAATCATTTATGACACTAAACTGTATAATCATTGA
- a CDS encoding Cof-type HAD-IIB family hydrolase encodes MAIKAAFFDIDGTLVSFQTHQIPASTIKAIEQAKEQGVKIFISTGRPVAIINNIDAIRHLVDGYITFNGARTFIDDKDITLMPIPENEVRAMIDDAIRRDYAVLVCGRDDVALHNHKPIFDEIFVHNLGVNNIDINNPIEPLLSQPVLQLTPFFSEAAEQEIVPLMPHCISARWNPCFTDITVQGADKGNALRQLTKYLGISLDECIAFGDGGNDMSILQTAGIGVAMGNAYEGVKAVADYVTSSVDDDGIRNAFIHFGIINN; translated from the coding sequence ATGGCAATTAAAGCTGCATTCTTCGACATAGACGGAACTTTGGTTTCCTTTCAGACACACCAGATTCCTGCATCTACAATAAAGGCTATCGAACAGGCTAAAGAACAAGGAGTGAAGATTTTTATCTCCACGGGACGCCCTGTTGCCATCATCAACAACATTGACGCCATCCGTCATCTCGTTGATGGATATATCACATTTAATGGTGCTCGTACCTTTATTGACGACAAAGATATCACTTTGATGCCTATTCCCGAAAACGAAGTCCGAGCAATGATTGATGATGCCATCCGTCGCGACTATGCCGTTTTAGTTTGTGGTAGAGACGATGTTGCACTTCACAATCATAAACCCATCTTTGATGAAATCTTCGTTCATAATCTGGGCGTTAACAATATCGATATAAACAACCCTATAGAACCATTGCTTAGCCAACCAGTCCTCCAACTTACTCCATTTTTTAGTGAAGCGGCAGAGCAAGAGATTGTTCCTTTAATGCCACATTGCATATCTGCACGATGGAATCCATGTTTTACCGATATCACCGTACAAGGAGCTGATAAAGGGAACGCCTTACGTCAGTTAACAAAGTATCTTGGTATCAGTTTAGATGAGTGTATAGCTTTTGGTGATGGCGGAAATGACATGTCAATTCTCCAAACAGCTGGTATTGGCGTAGCTATGGGAAATGCTTATGAAGGCGTAAAGGCTGTAGCCGATTATGTAACTTCAAGTGTAGACGATGATGGCATACGCAATGCTTTCATTCATTTTGGAATTATCAACAACTGA
- the hcp gene encoding hydroxylamine reductase, whose translation MKENKMFCFQCQETAKGTGCTIQGVCGKKAETSRWQDLLLGVVRGVATISDSLRNAGIKSSQEVGDYIVDALFATITNANFDDQAILNKVDNGLRIKRKLIVLAKEHNVTLPNYQEVNWGGEKSDYEAEGEREGVLRTENEDLRSLKELTVLGLKGMAAYYEHASRLNERNENIIAFIEKSLAIVSNPEADMDTLLATVMETGKFGVDAMALLDKANTQAYGNPELTKVNIGTGSRPGILISGHDLKDIEQLLEQTEGAGVDVYTHGEMLPAHYYPQLKKYKHLVGNYGNAWWKQKEEFETFNGPIIFTTNCIVPPSPKASYKDRVFTTNATGFPGWKHILADENGHKDFSEVIEIAKTCKAPTAIEQGEIIGGFAHAQVFALADQVVEAVKSGAIRKFVVMSGCDGRMKSRDYYTEFATQLPKDTVILTSGCAKFKYNKLNLGDINGIPRVLDAGQCNDSYSWAVVALKLKEIFGANDINDLPIEFNIAWYEQKAVIVLLALLYLGIKNIHIGPTLPAFVSPNVLNVLVENFGLGGITSVEEDLKNMVG comes from the coding sequence ATGAAAGAGAACAAAATGTTCTGTTTCCAATGTCAGGAAACAGCAAAGGGTACTGGATGTACAATTCAAGGTGTCTGCGGTAAAAAAGCAGAAACAAGCCGTTGGCAAGATTTGTTACTTGGCGTAGTAAGGGGTGTAGCAACGATTTCTGACTCCCTCCGTAATGCTGGCATAAAATCAAGTCAAGAGGTCGGTGATTATATTGTTGATGCACTTTTCGCAACGATTACCAATGCAAACTTCGACGATCAGGCTATATTAAATAAGGTAGACAATGGACTTCGCATTAAGCGTAAATTGATAGTACTTGCAAAGGAACATAATGTAACATTACCAAACTATCAGGAAGTAAACTGGGGTGGTGAGAAATCTGACTACGAAGCAGAGGGTGAACGTGAAGGAGTCCTTCGTACTGAGAACGAAGACCTCCGTTCATTGAAGGAGTTGACTGTATTGGGCTTAAAGGGTATGGCTGCCTACTACGAGCATGCTTCACGTCTTAACGAGCGCAACGAGAATATTATTGCCTTTATAGAGAAATCCCTTGCAATTGTTTCTAACCCAGAAGCAGACATGGACACACTATTGGCAACAGTAATGGAGACAGGTAAATTTGGTGTTGATGCAATGGCATTGCTCGATAAAGCTAATACTCAGGCATACGGTAATCCTGAACTTACAAAAGTAAATATTGGTACTGGTAGCCGTCCTGGTATTCTTATCTCAGGTCACGACTTGAAAGATATCGAACAGCTTTTGGAGCAGACTGAAGGTGCAGGAGTAGATGTTTACACCCACGGAGAGATGCTTCCAGCTCACTATTACCCACAGTTGAAGAAATACAAGCACCTTGTTGGAAACTATGGTAACGCATGGTGGAAGCAGAAGGAAGAGTTTGAGACATTCAATGGTCCTATCATCTTCACAACCAATTGTATTGTACCACCTTCACCAAAGGCAAGCTATAAAGACCGTGTATTCACTACAAACGCAACAGGTTTCCCAGGCTGGAAGCATATTCTTGCAGATGAGAATGGACACAAAGACTTCTCTGAGGTAATTGAAATTGCCAAAACTTGTAAGGCACCAACCGCTATTGAACAGGGTGAGATTATCGGTGGATTTGCTCATGCTCAAGTATTCGCCTTGGCTGATCAGGTAGTTGAAGCCGTAAAGAGTGGTGCTATCCGTAAGTTCGTAGTTATGAGTGGCTGCGATGGTCGTATGAAGAGCCGCGACTACTACACAGAGTTTGCTACTCAGTTACCAAAGGATACTGTCATTTTGACCAGCGGTTGTGCTAAGTTTAAGTATAACAAATTAAACCTTGGAGACATCAACGGTATCCCACGTGTATTGGATGCTGGTCAATGTAACGATTCATATTCATGGGCAGTTGTAGCCTTGAAACTGAAAGAAATCTTTGGTGCTAATGATATCAATGACCTTCCTATCGAGTTTAATATAGCATGGTATGAGCAGAAGGCTGTCATCGTCCTACTTGCACTACTCTACCTTGGCATAAAGAATATTCATATTGGTCCGACATTACCAGCATTTGTTTCACCAAACGTATTGAACGTATTGGTAGAAAACTTTGGTCTTGGAGGTATTACTTCTGTAGAGGAAGACCTCAAGAACATGGTAGGATAA
- a CDS encoding cation diffusion facilitator family transporter: MSNNIERSSQEKRTAFVVIFAFFVMLSEIIVGLSSHSMALFADGVHMGSHVLVIGLNWAAYILVRYLQSKGTTPYNSEKILNLAAFTSGIFLILTAIFIIVEAVERFANHGEILNYELALTTAGIGLIANTISASVLHGHHGTTDYNSHAAYLHVLSDALTEIGAIIGILCAMFWNITWIDSAVAVVSALVVLRWAKRLLWDTGRSLTKS; this comes from the coding sequence ATGTCAAATAATATAGAACGTTCTTCACAAGAAAAGCGTACAGCCTTTGTGGTTATCTTTGCATTCTTTGTAATGCTATCCGAGATTATCGTGGGACTATCTTCTCATTCGATGGCACTCTTCGCTGATGGCGTCCACATGGGTTCACACGTATTGGTTATCGGACTTAACTGGGCTGCATACATTTTAGTTCGTTACTTACAAAGCAAGGGTACGACACCTTACAATTCCGAAAAGATATTAAACTTAGCAGCTTTTACAAGTGGTATTTTTTTGATACTCACAGCGATCTTTATTATTGTAGAAGCAGTAGAGCGTTTCGCAAATCATGGAGAAATCCTCAACTATGAACTTGCTTTGACAACAGCAGGAATAGGTTTGATTGCTAATACTATCAGTGCTTCAGTTCTTCATGGTCATCATGGAACAACAGATTACAATAGCCATGCCGCCTATCTACACGTCCTTTCTGATGCCTTAACAGAGATTGGTGCTATCATAGGGATACTTTGTGCTATGTTTTGGAACATTACATGGATTGACTCTGCAGTAGCTGTCGTTAGCGCATTGGTTGTTCTTCGCTGGGCAAAACGTTTGTTGTGGGATACAGGTAGGTCACTAACAAAATCATAG
- the lpdA gene encoding dihydrolipoyl dehydrogenase — protein sequence MKKTNLLIIGSGPGGYRTASYAAQNGLEVTIIEKAQPGGTCLNAGCIPTKCLAHDAELRLTTSSLYDTTLPLDFTKVMERKEGVINQLREGVSSLLSQAGINFIIGEARFISDHVIEVNGEQIEAEHIIIATGSRSKMPPFMSEEDFVNQSKTTQNIVTSTELLSIEKVPQRLTIIGAGVIGMEFASAFSAFGSEVTVIEFMKECLPPIDSDIAKRLRKTLEKRGVNFYMQSAVKQIVSPAESGQEFTTVIFDKKGKEESVETDLVLIATGRQANFDNIGLETTGIETTSKGIVVDDNMETNVKGVYAIGDVNARQMLAHAATFQGFRAVNHILGKKDNIRLDIMPSAIFTYPEAACVGKTEDQCKAEEIKYTTRKGFYRANGKALSMEETEGMIKVLIAEDSSILGAHSYGAHSADLIQEVATLMNCDAKLDKIRDIIHIHPTLSEILQDALL from the coding sequence ATGAAAAAGACAAATCTATTAATAATCGGTTCGGGACCTGGTGGTTACCGAACCGCTTCCTATGCCGCTCAAAATGGTTTGGAAGTTACAATTATTGAGAAAGCACAACCCGGTGGAACCTGCCTGAATGCGGGTTGTATCCCAACCAAGTGCCTTGCACATGATGCAGAGTTACGCCTTACGACTTCCTCTCTTTACGATACGACTCTCCCACTCGATTTTACAAAGGTAATGGAGAGAAAGGAAGGGGTCATTAATCAACTTAGAGAGGGTGTAAGTTCTTTACTCAGTCAGGCTGGAATAAACTTTATAATAGGTGAGGCTCGATTTATTTCAGACCATGTCATTGAGGTGAATGGCGAACAGATAGAAGCCGAGCATATCATAATAGCTACCGGATCACGTTCAAAGATGCCACCTTTCATGAGCGAAGAAGACTTCGTAAATCAGTCTAAAACAACACAAAACATTGTTACATCAACTGAATTACTTTCTATCGAGAAAGTTCCTCAACGCCTCACGATTATTGGTGCCGGAGTTATTGGAATGGAGTTTGCCTCTGCTTTCTCTGCTTTTGGCAGTGAAGTGACTGTCATAGAGTTTATGAAAGAATGCCTCCCTCCTATTGATAGTGACATCGCAAAGCGTTTAAGAAAGACGTTGGAGAAACGAGGTGTGAACTTCTATATGCAGAGTGCGGTTAAACAGATTGTATCACCTGCTGAGAGTGGACAAGAGTTTACAACGGTAATATTCGATAAAAAGGGTAAAGAAGAAAGCGTTGAAACCGACCTTGTATTGATTGCTACTGGTAGACAAGCCAACTTCGACAATATTGGTCTTGAAACAACTGGTATAGAAACAACATCTAAAGGCATTGTAGTTGATGACAACATGGAAACCAATGTCAAGGGAGTCTATGCCATCGGTGATGTCAATGCTCGTCAAATGTTAGCTCATGCAGCAACCTTCCAAGGCTTCCGTGCTGTCAATCATATTCTCGGAAAGAAAGACAACATTCGTCTTGATATTATGCCTTCTGCTATCTTTACATATCCAGAAGCAGCTTGCGTAGGTAAGACTGAAGACCAGTGTAAAGCCGAAGAAATCAAGTACACTACTCGAAAAGGCTTCTATCGTGCTAATGGTAAGGCTTTAAGCATGGAAGAAACGGAAGGCATGATAAAGGTGTTGATAGCTGAAGATAGCTCTATATTAGGTGCACATTCCTATGGTGCACATTCTGCTGACCTCATTCAAGAAGTTGCAACTTTAATGAATTGTGATGCTAAATTGGATAAAATACGCGACATCATTCATATCCATCCAACGCTGAGTGAGATTCTGCAAGATGCACTCCTATAA
- a CDS encoding helix-turn-helix domain-containing protein: MAKYNLIEKKEKVAAYRSLVSPQLMDELKEKILNIILIQQRYKDKNYSAKQLAEDLGTNTRYISAVVNVRFHMNYTSFVNKFRIEEAMALLVDKRYQELNMEDISDMVGFSNRQSFYASFYKLNGVTPRDYRMRHLAQPSSEEVRLKKPLKK; encoded by the coding sequence ATGGCTAAGTACAATTTAATAGAAAAAAAAGAGAAGGTAGCAGCCTACCGTAGTTTGGTCAGTCCGCAATTAATGGATGAATTAAAGGAAAAAATCCTTAATATCATTCTTATTCAGCAACGTTATAAAGACAAGAATTACTCTGCCAAGCAACTTGCTGAGGACTTAGGAACGAATACGCGCTACATCTCGGCTGTAGTTAATGTGAGATTCCACATGAACTACACGTCTTTTGTTAACAAATTCCGAATAGAGGAAGCAATGGCTCTTTTGGTTGACAAGCGTTATCAAGAACTGAATATGGAAGATATCAGCGATATGGTAGGCTTTTCAAATAGGCAGTCTTTCTATGCTTCTTTCTATAAATTGAATGGTGTCACCCCGCGTGACTACAGAATGCGCCACTTGGCACAACCCTCTTCTGAAGAAGTGCGTTTGAAAAAACCACTTAAGAAATAG
- a CDS encoding alanine:cation symporter family protein, whose product MQIHTSTALIIMVTGAYKDGSLQSVAITQEAFRIAFGELGLTFLVISLCFFTFTTIMGWYMFSGK is encoded by the coding sequence ATGCAAATTCATACATCAACGGCTTTGATTATCATGGTTACAGGAGCCTATAAAGATGGCAGCTTACAATCTGTTGCTATCACTCAAGAGGCATTTAGAATAGCATTTGGAGAATTAGGACTAACCTTCTTAGTTATCAGTTTGTGCTTTTTCACTTTCACAACCATCATGGGTTGGTATATGTTTTCAGGTAAGTGA
- a CDS encoding riboflavin synthase: MFSGIVEEMAILRGIEHEQENIHFTFQCSFTKELKIDQSIAHNGVCLTVVRFQDDTYTVTAMKETLERSNLGLLKVGDRVNIERSMIMNGRLDGHIVQGHVDQTAKCVNMEDADGSTYFTFEYPCNREMAQRGYFTVDKGSVTVNGVSLTVCEPTENSFKVAIIPYTRENTNFADINVGTIVNLEFDILGKYIARLNSLVQ; this comes from the coding sequence ATGTTCTCAGGAATTGTAGAAGAGATGGCAATCCTTAGAGGGATTGAACATGAACAGGAGAATATCCATTTCACTTTTCAATGTTCATTTACAAAGGAATTGAAGATTGACCAAAGTATTGCACATAATGGCGTGTGCCTTACAGTCGTTCGCTTCCAAGACGATACCTATACGGTGACAGCCATGAAGGAAACCCTTGAACGCTCGAACTTAGGCTTACTCAAAGTGGGAGATCGTGTGAATATAGAACGTTCAATGATTATGAACGGTAGATTAGATGGACACATCGTACAAGGTCACGTTGATCAAACAGCTAAGTGTGTTAATATGGAAGATGCAGATGGTAGTACCTATTTCACCTTCGAATATCCGTGCAATCGAGAGATGGCACAACGTGGCTATTTCACTGTTGATAAAGGGTCAGTTACGGTCAATGGCGTGTCGTTGACAGTTTGCGAACCAACAGAAAACAGCTTTAAAGTAGCAATCATTCCTTACACACGTGAGAATACTAATTTTGCTGACATAAATGTTGGTACGATTGTGAACCTCGAGTTTGACATTTTAGGCAAATACATTGCACGTTTGAATAGTTTAGTGCAATAG